One part of the Phragmites australis chromosome 3, lpPhrAust1.1, whole genome shotgun sequence genome encodes these proteins:
- the LOC133910862 gene encoding uncharacterized protein LOC133910862: protein MATATPQKPQGAVSVQHVAKASSDEILRKFADPDARHVTTPPRRSLALRRKRSSRRVASGLSARDSDAAAGTDLAAPKRRRSIGGSADWRAELLLPTTTAASARKGGGAAGQVRRGGAARLDDAAGIGLLLAALERTWRKTVAGASKMFVERHRTNHVLLISDMV, encoded by the exons ATGGCGACGGCGACGCCGCAGAAGCCTCAGGGCGCGGTGTCGGTGCAGCACGTGGCGAAGGCGTCCTCGGACGAGATCCTCCGAAAGTTCGCTGACCCGGACGCGCGCCACGTAACGACCCCGCCCCGCCGCAGCCTCGCGCTGCGCCGCAAGCGCTCGTCCCGGCGGGTCGCCTCGGGGCTCTCCGCACGGGACTCCGacgcggcggcggggacggaCCTGGCGGCGCCCAAGCGGAGGCGGAGCATCGGCGGGTCGGCCGACTGGAGGGCCGAGCTGCTCCTGCCGACCACCACCGCGGCATCCGCGCGGAAGGGGGGAGGCGCAGCGGGCCAGGTCCGACGGGGCGGGGCAGCGCGGCTCGACGACGCCGCCGGGatcggcctcctcctcgccgcgtTGGAGCGG ACGTGGAGGAAGACGGTGGCGGGGGCGTCGAAGATGTTCGTGGAGAGGCACCGGACGAACCACGTCCTGCTCATCAGCGACATGGTCTGA
- the LOC133910863 gene encoding DNA polymerase delta small subunit has translation MAMERKQATYSNLDERYAIQGEKYQGQQYSHIYFTRLHHMRPLLHALAPSWKPQLPVTTVLGLEEGKDCIIVGTLYKHMKLKPSILDEYSKERSATPLVKPHNFMHPDDHLILEDESGRVTLAGAIAPKSYVTGVVVALHGKETSAGNFLVEEVLEAGLPPQTALSSANEDKYVVFVSGLSVGSSTFNPLQFQLLIDHITGHLGDENEQTIASNIVRVVVAGNSVHISPRFLNGQMVTTKDQSRIAEPIKELDIMLTQLVASLPVDMMPGCHDPANFSLPQQPLHRCLFAGASTYNTFSSCSNPHQFKLDSVQFIGTSGQNIDDLYKYSDAKDKLEFMERTLRWRHLAPTAPNSLGCYPYTDKDPFLVETCPHVYFVGNQDKYETRLLEGPEKQKVRLICIPRFFDSGVAVMLNLRNLECSTLSFSTSFDS, from the exons ATGGCGATGGAGAGGAAGCAAGCCACCTACAGCAACCTC GACGAGAGGTACGCGATCCAGGGGGAGAAGTACCAGGGGCAGCAGTACAGCCACATCTACTTCACGCGCCTCCACCACATGCGTCCCCTCCTCCACGCCCTCGCCCCCTCCTGGAAGCCGCAACTCCCTG TCACTACAGTGTTAGGACTAGAAGAAGGAAAGGATTGCATAATTGTTGGAACTTTATACAAGCACATGAAACTGAAGCCTTCTATTCTCGATGAATACTCCAAAGAG AGGTCCGCAACTCCTCTGGTCAAACCGCACAATTTCATGCATCCTGATGATCATCTCATTCTGGAAGATGAAAGCGGAAGAGTTACACTTGCAGGAGCCATAGCTCCAAAATCATATGTGACTG GAGTTGTAGTAGCTCTCCATGGGAAGGAAACAAGTGCCGGGAACTTTCTTGTTGAAGAAGTTCTTGAGGCTGGTCTTCCTCCCCAAACTGCATTGTCTAGCGCAA ATGAAGACAAGTATGTGGTATTCGTGTCAGGGTTGAGTGTTGGAAGCAGCACATTCAATCCTCTGCAGTTCCAACTTCTTATTGACCATATCACAGGGCATTTGGGAGATGAGAAT GAGCAAACCATAGCATCAAATATAGTACGTGTTGTGGTGGCTGGGAATTCAGTGCATATTTCACCAAGGTTCTTGAATGGTCAG ATGGTAACAACAAAAGATCAATCCAGGATAGCTGAACCAATCAAGGAACTGGATATAATGCTGACCCAG CTTGTGGCATCATTGCCTGTAGATATGATGCCGGGATGTCATGATCCGGCAAATTTTTCTTTGCCTCAACAG CCTTTGCACAGATGCCTTTTCGCTGGAGCATCCACCTACAATACTTTTTCGTCATGTTCAAATCCCCATCAATTCAAGCTTGACAGCGTCCA GTTTATTGGAACATCTGGCCAGAACATAGATGACCTCTACAAGTACTCTGATGCCAAAGACAAGCTGGAGTTCATGGAAAGAACACTGAGATGGCGCCATCTTGCTCCGACTGCTCCAAACAGCCTAG GATGTTATCCATATACAGACAAGGATCCTTTCCTTGTTGAAACTTGCCCACACGTATACTTCGTTGGGAATCAAGATAAATATGAGACTCGATTATTGGAAG GGCCAGAAAAACAAAAAGTGAGGCTAATCTGCATTCCGAGATTCTTTGATAGTGGAGTTGCTGTGATG CTCAATTTGAGGAACCTGGAATGCAGCACTTTGAGTTTCTCAACAAGTTTTGATTCCTGA